A single region of the Nocardioides ochotonae genome encodes:
- a CDS encoding ABC transporter substrate-binding protein, translating to MRHQRIARLGVVAASLLLVATACGTDRDEEDPSSTDETTAAAAAELPTDTFGDLESPCGDGDAKGATDQGVTDESITIGYGDDKGYPATPGLNQEMGDAMDAFIDWCNGLGGINGREIVGNRYDGMVLESAKVMKESCPQDFMLVGQGFALDGNMEADRIGCQMPMVPGFAISPQAAMAPMKYEPVPGPVDLFNDADIEVIVENYPEFKNVGFLNSDSPAVDQAGTRYSDNFEGLGITPKDCGVELKSAGGDNYRAIVQKFKECDVDALFTWTPPSPPLYNFLDAAKVEGLDLPLANAATWYTEGVVKANVDELTEGTIIALNFQPFENADVVPAVADYLAVLGQTGGEEGLLGMQSASAFLLWATVAKDCGSELTRQCMVDGLSKVTEWTGGGLHGTSDPGGNAPQECAILVTVAGQGYEQIQPAQKGEWYCSKNGARKAPESAWGVELTDDRIATTYLSDDVITPQG from the coding sequence ATGCGTCATCAGAGGATCGCCAGGCTGGGCGTCGTCGCAGCGAGCCTGCTGCTCGTCGCCACCGCGTGCGGCACCGACCGCGACGAGGAGGACCCGTCCTCGACCGACGAGACGACCGCCGCCGCGGCCGCCGAGCTGCCCACCGACACCTTCGGTGACCTGGAGTCGCCGTGCGGCGACGGCGACGCCAAGGGGGCGACCGACCAGGGCGTCACCGACGAGTCGATCACGATCGGCTACGGCGACGACAAGGGCTACCCGGCCACTCCCGGTCTGAACCAGGAGATGGGCGACGCGATGGACGCGTTCATCGACTGGTGCAACGGCCTCGGCGGCATCAACGGCCGCGAGATCGTCGGCAACCGCTACGACGGCATGGTGCTGGAGTCGGCGAAGGTCATGAAGGAGTCCTGCCCCCAGGACTTCATGCTGGTCGGCCAGGGCTTCGCGCTGGACGGCAACATGGAGGCCGACCGGATCGGCTGCCAGATGCCGATGGTCCCGGGCTTCGCGATCTCCCCGCAGGCGGCGATGGCCCCGATGAAGTACGAGCCCGTTCCCGGCCCGGTCGACCTGTTCAACGACGCCGACATCGAGGTCATTGTCGAGAACTACCCCGAGTTCAAGAACGTCGGGTTCCTCAACAGCGACTCCCCGGCCGTGGACCAGGCCGGCACCCGCTACTCCGACAACTTCGAGGGCCTCGGCATCACGCCCAAGGACTGCGGGGTGGAGCTGAAGTCGGCCGGCGGCGACAACTACCGCGCGATCGTGCAGAAGTTCAAGGAGTGCGACGTCGACGCGCTCTTCACCTGGACGCCGCCCTCGCCGCCGCTCTACAACTTCCTCGACGCGGCCAAGGTCGAGGGCCTCGACCTCCCGCTCGCCAACGCCGCCACCTGGTACACCGAGGGCGTCGTGAAGGCCAACGTCGATGAGCTCACCGAGGGCACGATCATCGCGCTGAACTTCCAGCCCTTCGAGAACGCCGACGTCGTGCCCGCCGTGGCCGACTACCTCGCGGTCCTCGGGCAGACCGGCGGCGAGGAGGGCCTGCTCGGGATGCAGAGCGCCTCGGCGTTCCTGCTGTGGGCCACCGTGGCCAAGGACTGCGGCAGCGAGCTGACCCGCCAGTGCATGGTCGACGGTCTCTCGAAGGTCACCGAGTGGACCGGCGGCGGTCTGCACGGCACCTCCGACCCCGGCGGCAACGCCCCCCAGGAGTGCGCGATCCTCGTGACCGTCGCCGGCCAGGGCTACGAGCAGATCCAGCCGGCCCAGAAGGGCGAGTGGTACTGCTCCAAGAACGGTGCCCGCAAGGCGCCGGAGTCCGCGTGGGGCGTCGAGCTGACCGACGACCGGATCGCCACCACCTACCTCAGCGACGACGTGATCACGCCCCAGGGCTGA